The following proteins are co-located in the Pyxicephalus adspersus chromosome Z, UCB_Pads_2.0, whole genome shotgun sequence genome:
- the LOC140343190 gene encoding transcription factor Sox-3 — translation MYSMLENDIKTSVQQTNAPPGGTVTTGSKGNAATQDQDRVKRPMNAFMVWSRGQRRKMAQENPKMHNSEISKRLGADWKLLSDAEKRPFIDEAKRLRAVHMKEYPDYKYRPRRKTKTLLKKDKYSLPGNLLAPGVSPVTSTVGQRIDSYAHMNGWTNGAYSLMQDQLGYTQHPGMNNPQIQQMHRYDMSSLQYNPMMSSAQTYMNAASTYSMSPMYNQQTSTVMSLGSMGSVVKSEPSSPPPSITSHTQRACLGDLRDMISMYLPPGGDASDPSSIQNSRLHGVHQHYQSAGTAVNGTMPLTHI, via the coding sequence ATGTATAGTATGCTGGAAAATGATATCAAGACCTCGGTGCAGCAAACCAACGCACCACCTGGAGGAACTGTGACCACAGGGAGTAAAGGCAATGCTGCCACCCAGGACCAGGATCGAGTCAAGAGGCCCATGAATGCTTTCATGGTGTGGTCCAGAGGACAGAGGAGAAAGATGGCCCAGGAAAATCCTAAAATGCACAACTCTGAgatcagcaagaggctgggggcagattggAAGCTCCTGAGTGATGCAGAAAAAAGACCTTTTATAGATGAGGCCAAGAGGCTGAGAGCTGTCCATATGAAGGAATACCCGGATTACAAGTACAGACCAAGGAGAAAGACCAAGACCCTCCTGAAAAAGGACAAATACTCCTTGCCCGGCAATCTTCTGGCACCAGGTGTGAGCCCAGTTACCAGCACTGTTGGACAAAGGATAGACTCTTATGCCCATATGAATGGTTGGACCAATGGGGCTTACTCACTGATGCAGGATCAACTTGGATACACACAACATCCAGGAATGAACAATCCCCAAATCCAGCAGATGCACAGGTATGACATGAGCAGCCTACAATATAATCCAATGATGTCTTCTGCTCAGACCTACATGAATGCAGCTTCTACGTACAGTATGTCCCCAATGTATAATCAGCAAACCTCTACTGTCATGAGCCTAGGCTCCATGGGCTCAGTGGTGAAATCGGAGCCTAGTTCACCCCCACCTTCCATTACTTCTCACACTCAGAGAGCCTGCTTAGGAGACCTCAGAGATATGATCAGCATGTACCTGCCTCCAGGTGGAGATGCCAGCGATCCATCGTCAATCCAAAACAGCAGACTGCATGGTGTCCACCAACATTACCAAAGTGCTGGGACTGCAGTGAATGGTACCATGCCATTAacgcacatttaa